A region of Allocoleopsis franciscana PCC 7113 DNA encodes the following proteins:
- a CDS encoding response regulator, whose amino-acid sequence MTTKKILVIDDEDGIREIIQICLEAAAGWDVFTAASGSEGLATAQAEQPDAILLDVMMPDMDGPTTFRQLQAHAATKHIPTILLTAKAKISEQQQFIDLGVTGVITKPFKAQDLVNQICGILNWKK is encoded by the coding sequence ATGACCACAAAGAAAATCTTAGTGATTGACGATGAAGATGGTATTCGAGAAATTATCCAAATTTGCCTGGAGGCAGCAGCCGGATGGGATGTGTTCACAGCGGCTTCAGGTAGCGAGGGCTTAGCCACAGCTCAGGCTGAACAGCCGGATGCCATTTTGCTCGATGTCATGATGCCTGATATGGATGGACCGACGACGTTTCGGCAGTTACAAGCTCATGCTGCAACCAAGCACATCCCAACGATTCTACTCACCGCAAAGGCCAAAATTAGCGAACAACAGCAATTTATTGATTTGGGTGTCACAGGAGTAATTACAAAACCTTTCAAAGCTCAGGATTTAGTCAATCAGATCTGTGGGATTTTGAACTGGAAAAAATGA
- a CDS encoding MBL fold metallo-hydrolase codes for MHLTWFDSNSWLIELGGKRILIDPWLVDSLVFGKLDWLFKGSRHSDRAIPDNIDLILLSQGLEDHAHPPTLKQLNHTIPVVGSPNAAKVVRELGYTEVTALKHGETFTLDHQVEIKATPGSPIGPTLVENGYLLKELGTDLTIYYEPHGYHSPSLKDAAPVDVVITPLIDLALPLIGPIIRGSKSGLEVAQWLQPQVMLPSAEPGEVEYAGMLVYALRSVGSLEEFRSKLAQNNLSTQVIEPKPGDRFELKLQPRALAT; via the coding sequence ATGCACCTGACTTGGTTCGACAGCAACTCCTGGCTAATTGAACTTGGAGGAAAACGAATCCTGATTGACCCCTGGTTAGTGGATTCGTTAGTCTTTGGTAAGCTCGACTGGCTGTTTAAAGGTTCACGACACAGCGATCGCGCAATTCCAGACAACATCGATTTAATCTTGCTCTCCCAAGGGTTGGAAGACCATGCACATCCGCCTACTTTGAAGCAACTAAATCACACAATTCCTGTGGTTGGTTCTCCCAATGCCGCCAAGGTGGTGCGGGAGTTGGGTTATACCGAAGTGACAGCCCTCAAGCATGGAGAAACTTTCACCCTAGATCATCAAGTTGAAATCAAAGCAACTCCCGGTAGCCCCATTGGGCCGACTCTGGTAGAAAATGGCTATCTCCTCAAAGAGTTAGGCACGGATTTAACCATCTACTACGAACCCCATGGCTATCATTCCCCATCCTTGAAGGACGCTGCACCTGTTGATGTGGTGATTACCCCACTCATAGATTTAGCGCTACCGCTGATTGGGCCAATTATTAGAGGAAGCAAGAGCGGCTTAGAAGTTGCACAATGGCTGCAACCCCAAGTGATGCTGCCCTCAGCAGAACCGGGTGAAGTCGAATATGCAGGAATGCTGGTGTATGCGCTGCGGTCGGTGGGGAGTCTTGAGGAATTTCGGTCGAAGCTGGCTCAAAACAATCTCTCTACCCAAGTCATTGAGCCTAAACCAGGCGATCGCTTTGAACTAAAACTTCAACCACGAGCCTTAGCCACTTAG
- a CDS encoding pentapeptide repeat-containing protein — MQLKLLTSLVLLVLVALVTPTQAQTPELIRQLQTTKKCEKCKLNGANLYGSNLEGASLSNANLSGADLRRTNLSGADLSDANLSGADLSDANLMDADLSDANLRDATLSKATLSVVLLCNTTLPEGRVSKRDCSRFYR; from the coding sequence ATGCAACTTAAGCTTCTGACTTCTCTTGTACTGCTGGTTCTTGTTGCATTAGTAACTCCAACCCAAGCTCAAACCCCTGAGCTGATTCGGCAATTACAAACCACTAAGAAGTGTGAAAAATGTAAGTTGAATGGAGCCAACCTTTATGGTTCCAACTTAGAGGGTGCCAGTTTGAGTAATGCCAATCTCAGTGGTGCTGATTTAAGGCGTACCAATCTCAGTGGTGCTGATTTAAGCGATGCCAACCTCAGTGGTGCTGATTTAAGCGATGCCAACCTCATGGATGCGGATTTAAGCGATGCTAACCTGAGGGATGCAACCTTGAGTAAGGCAACACTTTCCGTTGTTCTTTTGTGCAATACTACTCTGCCAGAGGGGAGAGTCTCTAAAAGAGATTGTTCGCGATTTTATCGATAA
- a CDS encoding HNH endonuclease, with amino-acid sequence MTSATEVLRQSVVVFSKNYLPVSRVNIKRAIALLVTGKAEPLDFTMGKGGKGIAVHSPSVVLLVPEHIRLTITDRERVWKVPPVNRREVLRRDKHTCQYCGSTKKLTLDHVIPRSKGGKHTWDNVVIACERCNSRKGDRTPLQAGMTLRTQPKAPMHPTVAFSEQFWREQQVNLERQEI; translated from the coding sequence GTGACGAGCGCAACTGAAGTGTTAAGGCAATCTGTGGTGGTGTTCTCGAAGAACTATCTGCCAGTCAGTCGAGTCAACATTAAGCGAGCGATCGCTCTCCTCGTGACGGGGAAAGCTGAACCTCTAGATTTTACGATGGGCAAAGGAGGCAAAGGCATTGCCGTGCATTCACCCAGTGTGGTGCTATTGGTACCCGAACACATTCGCTTGACGATTACAGATCGAGAGCGGGTTTGGAAGGTGCCTCCTGTGAATCGACGGGAAGTTTTAAGACGAGATAAGCACACCTGTCAATACTGTGGCAGCACCAAGAAGTTAACGCTCGATCACGTAATTCCCCGCTCAAAAGGCGGAAAACACACTTGGGACAACGTAGTTATAGCTTGCGAACGGTGTAATAGCCGAAAAGGCGATCGCACTCCCCTGCAAGCGGGAATGACGCTACGCACCCAGCCGAAAGCGCCAATGCACCCAACTGTTGCCTTCTCGGAGCAGTTCTGGCGTGAACAGCAAGTAAACCTGGAGAGGCAGGAGATATAG
- a CDS encoding alr0857 family protein has protein sequence MLKLTYTDNGFYLERLAQPLEEWVTARVILALRAGTNLCVEPSTASFLLPADMPQLRHLERHQEGEDAIAISRCDAEYIEVSLKGTWMTSDIDGAEGVFVTSLNYAVEFFLIKLWEESQIRTSCLP, from the coding sequence ATGCTGAAACTCACTTATACCGACAACGGCTTTTATTTAGAGCGTCTGGCTCAACCCCTTGAGGAATGGGTCACGGCACGAGTGATTCTGGCGCTGAGAGCGGGTACCAATCTCTGCGTCGAACCTAGCACGGCATCGTTTCTGCTCCCAGCGGACATGCCACAGCTGCGTCATCTGGAACGGCATCAGGAAGGAGAAGATGCGATCGCTATCTCTAGGTGCGATGCTGAATACATCGAAGTCAGCCTCAAAGGAACTTGGATGACTTCAGACATCGATGGTGCTGAAGGCGTGTTTGTAACATCCCTGAATTACGCAGTTGAATTCTTCCTGATCAAGCTGTGGGAAGAGTCTCAAATCCGGACTAGCTGTCTGCCATAA
- a CDS encoding HNH endonuclease signature motif containing protein, whose product MKYSKEVLEKAVKQSFSVSGVLRKLGIAGGGSHGHITRRIKDLGIDTSHFKKQGENLKGFNPKKPWQEVLVLNLSNRRRPGVQLRQALLEMGKEYKCENPQCSIQSEWLGRKLVLDVDHINGNWQDNRPENLRFLCPNCHRQTATYGNKRQQLETKKYSSHPNKKVPHLKARKVERPSKDELAKMIWEKPTTHIAKDFGVSGKAIEKWCKAYGIEKPSRGYWAKKNQSKTSML is encoded by the coding sequence ATGAAATACAGCAAAGAAGTTTTGGAAAAAGCTGTTAAACAGTCCTTCTCTGTAAGTGGGGTTTTAAGGAAACTTGGTATCGCAGGTGGAGGAAGTCATGGTCACATAACTAGGCGTATTAAAGACTTGGGTATTGATACCTCTCACTTTAAAAAACAGGGCGAAAACTTGAAAGGGTTCAACCCCAAAAAGCCTTGGCAAGAAGTTTTGGTATTAAATTTGAGTAACAGAAGAAGGCCTGGCGTTCAACTGAGACAAGCCTTGTTAGAGATGGGGAAGGAGTATAAATGCGAAAATCCCCAATGTTCGATTCAAAGTGAGTGGTTAGGACGCAAGTTAGTTTTAGACGTTGACCACATAAATGGGAATTGGCAAGATAACCGCCCAGAGAATCTAAGATTTCTCTGTCCTAACTGTCACAGACAAACTGCAACCTATGGGAATAAGCGCCAACAACTAGAAACAAAGAAGTACAGTTCGCACCCAAATAAAAAAGTTCCCCATCTGAAAGCCAGAAAAGTTGAGCGTCCTTCTAAGGATGAACTGGCGAAAATGATATGGGAAAAACCAACTACTCATATAGCCAAGGATTTTGGTGTAAGTGGTAAGGCAATAGAAAAGTGGTGTAAAGCTTATGGCATCGAGAAACCTTCTAGAGGTTATTGGGCTAAAAAAAATCAGTCTAAAACTTCTATGTTGTAG
- a CDS encoding NADAR family protein, with protein sequence MTIYFYSTREKPYGCFSNFSQHGFELDGAWWATSEHYFQAQKFIDTDRPWFDKIREVKTPKEAAKMGRDRSHPLRGDWEQVKDEIMQQAVLQKFKTHADIREILLATGDEVIVENSPIDYYWGCGKDGSGKNRLGEILMAVREILRQQQNR encoded by the coding sequence ATGACAATTTACTTTTACAGCACTCGCGAAAAACCCTACGGCTGTTTTTCCAACTTTTCACAGCATGGTTTTGAGCTTGATGGAGCTTGGTGGGCGACTAGCGAGCATTACTTTCAAGCACAGAAATTTATCGATACTGATCGCCCTTGGTTCGACAAAATCCGGGAGGTAAAAACGCCGAAAGAAGCAGCAAAGATGGGACGCGATCGCTCTCACCCCCTGCGTGGTGATTGGGAACAGGTCAAAGATGAAATTATGCAGCAAGCCGTGTTGCAGAAATTTAAAACTCATGCTGATATTCGCGAGATACTTCTTGCTACAGGCGATGAAGTAATTGTTGAAAATTCTCCCATTGATTACTACTGGGGGTGCGGTAAAGATGGTAGCGGAAAAAATAGACTGGGAGAGATTTTAATGGCAGTGCGAGAAATCCTGCGTCAACAACAAAATCGCTAA
- a CDS encoding ribbon-helix-helix domain-containing protein: MAEKEETAVIKVTVPKRLQEKLKNISQQTGIPMSTLLVMAAVKEYNLVDEQESK, from the coding sequence ATGGCTGAAAAAGAAGAGACTGCTGTGATTAAAGTCACAGTTCCTAAACGTTTGCAGGAAAAATTGAAAAATATCTCCCAACAGACTGGAATCCCCATGTCCACTCTGCTAGTTATGGCAGCCGTAAAGGAATACAATCTCGTAGACGAACAAGAAAGCAAGTAA
- a CDS encoding DUF6364 family protein gives MATKMTLSIKLDPEVKRQLEEIAKQQNTSLNRLVLKYISQGIQADIGEPDRLAAIEARLDAIERRLNEVYGQ, from the coding sequence ATGGCAACCAAGATGACGCTCAGCATCAAGCTAGACCCTGAAGTAAAGAGGCAACTAGAGGAGATAGCTAAACAGCAAAACACCAGTCTCAATAGGCTGGTGCTGAAGTACATATCACAAGGTATTCAAGCTGATATTGGGGAACCAGATAGGCTAGCGGCTATTGAGGCGAGGTTGGATGCGATCGAGCGTCGGTTGAATGAGGTGTATGGACAATAA